The following is a genomic window from Amycolatopsis australiensis.
GCGGATGGCCCCGGTCAACGCGCTCCTCGCCACGGCCCCGGCACCGTTGCGCGAACGGCTCCTGCTGGAGTTCCTGGGCGCCCTCTACACGCCGTGAACGGAGTGCTGACCAGCGTCATCGCGGTGTGCGGAACCCTGGCCGGGTCCACGCTGACGTACCTCTTCGCCCGGCTCACGGCGCGACGAGCGGAGAAAGCCGCCCGCGACGAACGGCTTCGCCAGGAGAGGATCACGGCTTACGCCGCGTTCGCCGGCGCGATCACCACCCTCCGCCAGAAGGTGATCGCGCTGTGGTTCCTGAAGCAGCGCGGCGCGGACACGCAATCCGCGCACGCCGAGGCGGACCGGTGCGGAGCCGCGGCCGACCACGCCCGGTTCGAAGTCCGGCTGCTCACCGAAGACCCGGAACTCCGCCGCCTCGCCGACGCCGCGTTCGGACCGATCGCGGCCATCGGCGACGCGGCCGACCACGCCGAGGTCCGGGCGCACGAACACCGCAGCCAGGAGATCCTCACGGCGTTCGTCCAGGCCGCCGGACGGCAGCTGAGGTGAGACTCCCGCGAAAGCCCGGGAATGCCACATCCACGGACTCGGCTACTGGTTGCGGGAGGCCAGCCCCGCCGGGGCGGACTTGACCGCCGCGTGGATCGCGTCCGCCAGTGCCAGCGCGTCCTCTTCCGTGAGTTCCAGCGCGACGCGCGCCGAAGCGCCCAAGCCGGGATTGCGGAAGTCGATGTTCACCGTGTGCCCGTACGGCGCGTGCACCGGGTGGTCGACGTACACCGTGCCTTCGCTCAGCCGGAACCAGCCGCGGGCACCTTTGCCGCTGCCTTCGAGGGTGAACTTCTCGGTCAGGTAAGTGCACATGAGCGGGTCCTTTCAGGCCGAAAGCGTGCGGGCGTAGAAGTCGAGGATCCGTTCCCAGCCGTCTTTCGCCGCTTCCGGGCGGTAGCTCGGGCGGTCGACGGCGAAGAACGAGTGGCCCGCGTCCGCGTACGTGTGGAACTCGTGCTCCTTGCCCAGCTTCTCCAGCTCGGCCGCGAGCACGGCCACCTCGTCCGGGCTCGGGAACTGGTCCTCGGCGCCGAAGATGCCCAGCAGCGGGCACGACAGCTGCGGGGCCAGGCCGAGCAGCGGCTTCATCTGCTTCATGGCCTCCGGCGGTTCGTTGACGACGAACGCGCCGTAGCAGTCCACCGCCGCGTCGAGATCCAGCGAGCAGGCGGCCAGGAACGCCTGACGTCCGCCCGAGCAGTGCCCGATGACACCTACCCGGCCGTTCGCGTTCTCCAGCGCCCGCAGGTAGTCCGCCGCGCCGGCGACGTCGCCGACCAGGCGGTCGTCCGGGACGCCGCCGGCCGCGCGGACGGTGGCGGCCGCGTCGTCCGGGTCCGCGCCCGGCGCCTCCCGGGTGTACAGGTTCGGGCAGAGCGCGTTGTAGCCCTCGACGGCGAAGCGGCGCACCATCTCCTTCGTCGCCGCGTCGTAGCCGGGCATGTGGTGGATCACCACGACGCCGCCGCGCGGGGTCGTGTCGGTCGGC
Proteins encoded in this region:
- a CDS encoding DUF6295 family protein, producing the protein MCTYLTEKFTLEGSGKGARGWFRLSEGTVYVDHPVHAPYGHTVNIDFRNPGLGASARVALELTEEDALALADAIHAAVKSAPAGLASRNQ
- a CDS encoding dienelactone hydrolase family protein; the protein is MTDEIVAGTVTITGHGGDELEAYLAKPTDTTPRGGVVVIHHMPGYDAATKEMVRRFAVEGYNALCPNLYTREAPGADPDDAAATVRAAGGVPDDRLVGDVAGAADYLRALENANGRVGVIGHCSGGRQAFLAACSLDLDAAVDCYGAFVVNEPPEAMKQMKPLLGLAPQLSCPLLGIFGAEDQFPSPDEVAVLAAELEKLGKEHEFHTYADAGHSFFAVDRPSYRPEAAKDGWERILDFYARTLSA